In Eubalaena glacialis isolate mEubGla1 chromosome 3, mEubGla1.1.hap2.+ XY, whole genome shotgun sequence, the following are encoded in one genomic region:
- the LOC133088167 gene encoding small proline-rich protein 2D-like, with amino-acid sequence MSYQQHQCKQSCQSPPVFIPKCPEPFPPKCPEPFPPKCPEPCPPLKCLEPCSSPPCPPVQCPPPLCQQKCPPVHPCPPCQQKCPPKYK; translated from the coding sequence ATGTCTTACCAGCAGCATCAGTGCAAGCAGTCCTGCCAGTCACCTCCTGTGTTcatacctaagtgccctgagcctttcccacctaagtgccctgagcctttcCCACCTAAATGCCCTGAACCTTGCCCACCTCTAAAGTGTCTGGAGCCATGTTCCAGTCCTCCATGCCCACCTGTGCAGTGCCCACCTCCACTGTGCCAGCAGAAATGTCCTCCTGTGCATCCATGCCCACCCTGCCAGCAGAAGTGTCCACCCAAGTATAAGTAA